One genomic window of Fusarium fujikuroi IMI 58289 draft genome, chromosome FFUJ_chr01 includes the following:
- a CDS encoding related to COX17 protein, with amino-acid sequence MDAAQTTISSPVGAAANVASPSTTAASKPKPCCVCKDEKAKRDECMLFSNAKDPAADCKSLIDQYRSCMSGFGYQV; translated from the exons ATGGACGCAGCTCAGACAACAATCT CTTCACCCGTGGGCGCCGCCGCAAATGTTGCGTCCCCTTCCACGACAGCTGCTAGCAAGCCCAAg CCCTGCTGTGTGtgcaaggatgagaaggctaAGCGTGATGAGTGTatgctcttctccaacgCAAAAGATCCTGCCGCCGACTGCAAATCCCTAATCGACCAGTACCGATCATGCATGTCGGGATTTGGATACCAGGTGTAA
- a CDS encoding probable chaperonin CCT4, cytosolic, with translation MSAPVAAPAPTAGGSSNATFRDKEKPMAVRSSNIVAARAVADAIRTSLGPRGMDKMIRGGKGETIITNDGNTMLKSMSVMHPTAKMLVNLSGAQDVEAGDGTTSVVVICGSLLGAADRLLSKGIHPSVISESFQRAAAAAVEVLHDMSLPITLSDTSSLLQAANTSLSSKIVSQYSNLLGPMAVNSVTKTIDLKTADNVDLKNIRIVKRVGGTIEDSELVDGLVLTQPVLKNAGGPARMEKARIGLIQFQLSPPKPDMENTIQVNDYRQMDKIVKEERLYLLNMAKKIKKAKCNVLFIQKSILRDAVNDLSLHFLAKLGILAVKDIERDEVEFICKSTGCKPIADIDSFTEDKLGYADLVEEVQSSGSRMVKVTGTKSVGKTVSVVVRGANSLILEEAERSLHDALCVVRCLVKKKALIAGGGAPEIEIAAQLSKQARSLTGTEAICWKAFADALEVIPTTLAENAGLNSIKVVTELRHRHEMGEKNAGVSIKSGGVNTNISKENVLQPLLVSTSAIELAAETVKMILRIDDIALTR, from the exons ATGTCTGCCCCAGTCGCAGCTCCAGCCCCTACAGCGGGAGGCTCTAGCAATGCTACTTTCCGA GATAAGGAGAAGCCCATGGCGGTGCGCTCCTCGAACATTGTCGCCGCTAGAG CTGTCGCGGACGCCATCAGAACCTCTCTCGGTCCCCGAGGAATGGACAAGATGATTCGAGGTGGAAAGGGCGAGACCATTATCACAAACGATGGAAATACCATGCTCAAGAGCATGTCTGTCATGCATCCCACAGCAAAGATGCTTGTCAACCTTTCTGGTGCCCAGGATGTTGAAGCTGGTGATGGCACGACATCTGTTGTCGTTATCTGCGGAAGTCTTCTTGGTGCTGCCGACCGACTTCTCTCCAAGGGCATCCACCCTTCCGTCATCTCCGAGTCCTTCCAACgagctgccgccgccgccgtcgAGGTCCTACACGACATGTCCCTCCCAATCACTCTGAGCGATACTTCCTCGTTACTGCAAGCTGCCAACACCTCTCTGTCGTCCAAGATTGTCTCCCAATATTCGAATTTGCTTGGGCCCATGGCGGTGAACTCAGTGACTAAGACCATCGACCTGAAGACCGCCGATAACGTCGATCTTAAGAACATTCGAATCGTCAAGCGAGTTGGTGGAACAATTGAAGATAGCGAACTTGTTGATGGTCTCGTCCTTACCCAGCCTGTGCTCAAGAACGCTGGTGGTCCGGCCCGAATGGAGAAGGCTCGAATTGGTCTCATCCAATTCCAGCTGAGTCCCCCCAAGCCTGAT ATGGAGAATACTATTCAGGTCAACGACTACCGACAAATGgacaagatcgtcaaggaGGAACGATTATACCTCCTGaacatggccaagaagatcaagaaggcgaAGTGCAACGTTCTGTTCATCCAGAAATCTATCTTGCGAGATGCTGTCAACGATCTATCACTACACTTTCTGGCTAAGCTTGGTATCCTTGCTGTCAAGGACATCGAGCGCGACGAGGTCGAATTCATCTGCAAGTCAACTGGCTGTAAGCCCATCGCTGATATTGATTCTTTCACTGAGGATAAGCTGGGCTATGCGGACCTGGTTGAGGAGGTTCAATCTTCTGGATCGCGCATGGTCAAGGTGACAGGCACCAAGTCTGTCGGCAAGACCGTTTCCGTGGTTGTACGAGGTGCCAACTCTCTGATCCTTGAGGAGGCCGAGCGAAGTCTGCACGACGCTCTTTGTGTGGTACGATGcttggtgaagaagaaggctctcatcgctggtggtggtgcccCTGAGATTGAAATTGCTGCACAGCTATCCAAGCAAGCGCGGAGCTTGACAGGTACCGAGGCAATCTGCTGGAAGGCTTTTGCGGATGCTCTCGAGGTGATTCCCACCACACTGGCCGAGAACGCCGGTCTCAACAGTATCAAGGTAGTGACGGAGCTACGACACCGACACGAGATGGGCGAGAAGAATGCAGGAGTCAGTATCAAGTCCGGAGGAGTCAACACCAATATTTCCAAGGAGAACGTGttgcagcctcttcttgttAGCACAAGCGCGATCGAGCTGGCGGCCGAGACAGTCAAGATGATTCTGAGGATAGACGACATTGCTTTAACCCGCTAG
- a CDS encoding related to MUC1 Extracellular alpha-1,4-glucan glucosidase, producing the protein MNTIDLNATTSAVKDNNDSDWLSKADPFLSTPAASPETNRPTDLGELASANCYSDQDHDVPTDSLLNFADVPGQLSHLPFNPGSANPSSTNTPDPNSSLLTFSSSIIDTTPTSSASSVTDTPTSSTTAVASAAITPATITKTTSTSTNALLPFPTPTSPLPSSALRKTSPGLAARLKALGFGAQKFSTPPITPQNDRIGRLNEDQLRQLDEKHQAGSVKSVIARRGRPWKGAGASSSPKPVAHDPNPELPLFKVEIPDSAVALLPEIQTPEPLDMDTQKYRLPDHTNGNGTKVTLDTRREHIERTTRPPSPDSAGLPPPPPPKDTPPIATSTPATPPTDYVPSLNSYFTPGHNRPGSIYTLSRASFASQLAQLTSLQLPDAESLASQVTAIPTAQVAAKALINAAEQIRSWISKASEVVEGLDSEDDVEWAAAGGREGLAEVEMAITRFEELVKAYVGAIEQLQSRRDVANVSVQDLTQAVSQMESVIHEWEKIRRTLHVVRAQVEIAMEWEELWNNVLGDVQGEMDELSRLVFEMEERRHKSLMAANADSVDIGDLETIVEENPIQAGRLQAPSRYSLPTFPVTPNSPGTPTLSQDDSSLLALFARMQPLRASLDFLPMRLSMFEARAQPSFPTACEELNMRREGLDASYKKLEKDAESLRKELGEDRWVIVFRGAGRQAQKMQESVERSLLKLREAADSGMHLTNQPALMKKLESYEAKRMHYGPAIERVLSIIDKGVSERLTVNGEILRLHNDMQNRWQALKQQMKDAESLIEEIHADKGQQLRDSISSMLSNDRSTLGSGRETPGSSPPSSVIMSSLGLDPHTPLSKNPKVRATPGAASRQIPPNRRHSSLPAPTSQTSRKSGFSRLSTITGSSSTTSLPPSQIKRPDSKLAHRPRWNGSTNTSDVDTGHNFKPLTLTTPSPYAKKSPVAHKSAGSTTPGSSTSKLPTLRSPLARASSASPRVEETPTRGSHSNLSFRERLASPGANSQPLPKPRLASHQSTTALSGRRSSLQASRSIGLDGDRHSRPASSLAMSSRRISLLPQPTETGRASPASVSSVRSTMRKPSPAEPKDSKPRWRH; encoded by the coding sequence ATGAACACCATCGATTTGAACGCGACGACCTCAGCCGTCAAAGATAACAACGACAGCGACTGGCTGTCAAAGGCTGATCCCTTTTTATCAACGCCTGCTGCAAGCCCTGAAACTAACCGACCTACCGACCTGGGCGAGCTTGCCAGCGCCAACTGCTACAGTGACCAGGACCATGATGTGCCCACGGACAGCCTGCTGAATTTCGCTGATGTCCCTGGTCAACTATCTCACCTGCCATTCAACCCTGGTTCAGCCAatccctcctccaccaacaccCCAGATCCTAATTCCAGCTTGCTCACTTTCTCATCTTCCATTATTGACACAACTCCGACTTCTTCTGCCTCGTCTGTCACCGATACGCCCACGAGTAGCACGACTGCTGTTGCCTCAGCCGCGATAACCCCTGCCACGATAACAAAAACaacgtcaacgtcaacaaACGCTCTTCTCCCGTTTCCTACTCCAACGTCACCTCTACCATCATCTGCTCTTCGCAAGACCTCACCAGGATTAGCTGCCCGGCTAAAAGCCTTGGGATTTGGCGCCCAAAAATTCTCCACGCCCCCGATAACGCCTCAAAACGACCGAATCGGCCGTCTGAACGAAGACCAGCTTCGACAGCTCGACGAGAAGCACCAAGCGGGTTCGGTCAAATCGGTCATCGCCCGGCGCGGTCGTCCGTGGAAGGGCGCCGGcgcttcttcctcaccaaAGCCCGTCGCCCACGACCCAAATCCTGAGCTACCGCTGTTCAAGGTCGAGATTCCCGATTCTGCCGTGGCCTTGTTGCCCGAGATTCAAACCCCCGAACCCCTGGACATGGACACTCAAAAGTATCGGCTCCCTGACCACACCAATGGCAATGGGACAAAGGTCACCCTGGACACTCGCCGCGAACACATCGAGCGCACCACACGCCCTCCGTCTCCTGATAGCGCAGGTCTGCCTCCTCCGCCACCCCCGAAGGATACACCACCAATCGCAACTTCTACGCCGGCTACGCCCCCGACCGACTACGTTCCCAGCCTCAACTCATATTTCACACCTGGCCATAACCGTCCCGGTTCCATATACACGCTATCGCGCGCTTCTTTTGCCTCTCAGCTTGCTCAGTTAACGTCACTGCAACTCCCAGATGCCGAATCGCTAGCGAGCCAGGTTACTGCCATTCCAACGGCTCAAGTAGCTGCCAAAGCCCTGATCAATGCTGCCGAGCAAATCAGGAGCTGGATATCCAAGGCATCGGAGGTCGTGGAAGGCCTGGATAGCGAAGATGATGTCGAGTGGGCTGCGGCTGGTGGTCGCGAGGGCCTGGCTGAAGTCGAAATGGCTATCACTCGGTTCGAGGAGCTTGTCAAAGCCTATGTTGGAGCTATCGAGCAGTTGCAAAGCAGAAGGGATGTTGCCAACGTATCTGTGCAAGACCTGACCCAAGCTGTTTCGCAAATGGAATCAGTCATTCATGAGTGGGAGAAAATCCGCAGGACGCTACATGTGGTAAGAGCTCAGGTGGAAATAGCTATGGAGTGGGAGGAACTTTGGAACAATGTTCTCGGAGATGTACAAGGGGAAATGGACGAACTCAGCAGACTTGTatttgagatggaagaacGACGAcacaagagcttgatggctGCCAACGCTGACAGTGTTGACATTGGGGACCTTGAGACGATTGTGGAAGAGAACCCTATCCAGGCCGGTCGATTGCAGGCCCCAAGTCGTTATAGCCTTCCGACTTTTCCAGTAACACCTAACTCACCAGGCACGCCCACCTTGTCGCAGGACGACTCGAGTTTACTGGCTCTGTTTGCTCGAATGCAGCCTCTGAGAGCATCTCTCGACTTCCTGCCGATGCGGCTGTCCATGTTTGAGGCGAGGGCCCAGCCATCGTTTCCCACAGCCTGTGAGGAGCTAAACATGCGTCGTGAAGGACTCGATGCTAGCtacaagaagctcgagaaggatgctgaGTCACTACGCAAGGAGTTAGGTGAGGATCGATGGGTTATCGTTTTCCGAGGTGCTGGTAGGCAAGCACAGAAGATGCAAGAGTCTGTCGAGCGCTCTCTCCTCAAACTTCGAGAGGCTGCCGACTCCGGTATGCATCTGACTAACCAGCCTGCTCtgatgaagaagttggaAAGCTATGAGGCCAAAAGAATGCACTATGGGCCAGCCATTGAGCGTGTCCTCTCAATCATCGACAAGGGTGTCAGTGAGCGGCTAACAGTTAATGGTGAAATTCTGCGATTGCATAACGACATGCAAAATAGGTGGCAGGCTTTGAAACAGCAGATGAAAGACGCAGAGTCATTGATTGAGGAAATTCATGCAGATAAGGGTCAGCAGCTACGGGATTCCATCTCCAGTATGCTCTCAAACGATCGCTCAACTTTAGGTAGCGGACGTGAAACCCCCGGCAGCTCACCACCATCGTCAGTTATCATGTCGAGTTTGGGACTGGATCCCCATACGCCATTATCAAAGAACCCAAAAGTACGGGCTACGCCAGGTGCTGCCAGCCGCCAAATTCCTCCGAACCGTCGACACTCTTCACTGCCAGCACCAACATCACAAACAAGCCGGAAATCGGGTTTCTCTCGCCTTTCCACCATCACAGGCTCTTCGTCTACTACCAGTTTGCCGCCTAGTCAGATTAAACGGCCAGATTCGAAGCTTGCACACCGCCCACGTTGGAACGGTTCGACAAATACTTCAGATGTCGATACTGGTCACAATTTTAAACCTCTTACGCTAACGACACCGAGCCCATATGCTAAAAAGAGCCCCGTCGCGCATAAATCCGCTGGCTCAACTACACCAGGTTCTAGCACCTCAAAGCTACCGACGTTGCGCAGCCCTCTAGCGCGTGCCTCATCAGCGTCTCCCAGAGTCGAAGAAACGCCCACTAGAGGCAGTCACTCGAACCTCTCATTCCGGGAGAGGCTTGCATCCCCTGGTGCAAACTCTCAGCCATTGCCAAAGCCACGCCTGGCTTCTCATCAATCAACAACGGCCCTCTCCGGCAGACGCTCGTCTCTTCAGGCCTCAAGATCTATCGGACTCGATGGAGACCGGCACAGCAGGCCTGCTAGTTCCCTTGCTATGTCTTCGAGGAGGATTAGTCTTCTACCTCAGCCCACAGAAACTGGCCGGGCCAGCCCTGCCTCTGTCTCGAGTGTTCGGTCTACAATGCGTAAACCTTCTCCTGCTGAGCCGAAAGATTCAAAGCCAAGATGGAGACATTGA
- a CDS encoding related to putative sterigmatocystin biosynthesis lipase/esterase STCI, which produces MLNIEEIRALGDVHPEFEPIIRAHNPMLNGWDMNTELESFRQMMAQVKQYRPKPDPATLSYHTKDFKITLRDGFEVDARSYIPNGDVPSDGRPGLVVFHGGGFVTGDLDTEAGLCVEFTKLGGIAVNIDYRHAPEHVFPQAINDAFDATIWVSQNVDKLGINPSKGFIIGGTSSGADISLTISHLYRDAGTLHPLTGVYAPITSGVNDQTVPEKYKEYFISYEQNAKVPVFSAESMKFIHSKYRPEPKSPLAFPVAFPSHAGLPKTYFQACGMDPVRDCSIVLEQIYKDEGVPTKIDIYPGLPHAFWAIFPELEISQKRERDAVEGLKWLLAGEGLGQRQSIDYLLLFGFSESDKHIEMSNQHW; this is translated from the exons ATGCTTAACATTGAGGAAATCCGTGCCCTTGGAGATGTTCATCCAGAATTTGAGCCT ATCATCAGAGCCCATAATCCAATGCTTAACGGATGGGATATGAACACTGAGCTGGAATCCTTTCGCCAGATGATGGCTCAGGTGAAACAGTATCGACCTAAACCTGACCCGGCCACACTTTCATACCACACCAAAGACTTCAAGATTACTCTGAGAGATGGCTTTGAAGTTGACGCCAGATCATACATACCCAATGGTGATGTGCCATCTGACGGACGTCCTGGACTTGTTGTCTTTCACGGTGGAGGCTTTGTCACAGGTGATCTTGACACTGAAGCAGGACTATGTGTCGAGTTCACAAAGCTGGGAGGCATTGCTGTGAATATCGATTACCGCCATGCTCCCGAACATGTGTTCCCCCAAGCTATCAATGACGCCTTTGATGCTACGATTTGG GTATCTCAAAATGTGGACAAGCTTGGAATCAACCCGTCCAAAGGCTTCATTATTGGTGGTACAAGCTCAGGCGCCGATATCTCTCTGACCATCTCCCATCTGTATAGAGACGCCGGGACCTTGCACCCTCTGACGGGTGTTTATGCTCCAATCACCTCTGGTGTCAATGATCAGACTGTCCCTGAAAAGTACAAGGAGTACTTCATCAGCTATGAGCAAAATGCCAAGGTTCCCGTGTTTAGCGCAGAGTCGATGAAATTCATTCACT CGAAGTATAGACCTGAACCAAAGAGCCCTCTTGCTTTTCCGGTTGCATTCCCCAGTCATGCAGGCCTTCCCAAGACCTACTTTCAGGCCTGTGGGATGGACCCTGTCAGAGACTGCAGCATTGTGCTTGAACAAATCTACAAGGACGAGGGAGTGCCCACAAAGATTGACATCTATCCGGGTCTTCCTCATGCGTTCTGGGCTATATTTCCAGAACTTGAGATATCGCAGAAGCGTGAGCGGGATGCCGTCGAGGGTCTAAAGTGGCTGCTGGCTGGTGAAGGCCTTGGGCAACGTCAATCAATAGACTATTTGTTATTGTTTGGTTTCAGTGAGTCAGACAAGCATATTGAAATGTCGAATCAACACTGGTAG